The sequence TTCGGCGCCACCACCTTGATCATCGCGATCTCGGCCTTCGCAACCTTGTTGCCGACGGTGTCCATCATGTACGCGGCCTTCAGCACGAGCAGGCGCGCCTGCTCGATCATGCAGCGCGCTTCGGCGATGCGCTCGTGCCACACGCCGTGCTGCGCGAGCGGCTTGCCGAACGCGACGCGCGAGCTCAGGCGCTGGCACATCAGCTCCAGCGCACGCTCGGCGATGCCGATGCTGCGCATGCAGTGGTGGATGCGGCCCGGCCCGAGGCGGGCCTGCGCGAGCGCGAAGCCGCTGCCTTCCTCGCCGAGCAGGAGGTTCGACGCCGGCACCCGCACGTCCTTCAGGTCGATTTCCATGTGGCCGTGCGGCGCGTCGTCGTAGCCGAACACCGGCAGGTGACGCAGCACCGTGATGCCCGGCGTGTCAGCCGGCACCACGATCATCGACTGCTGCTCGTGGCGGCCCGCGTCCGGGTCGGTCTTGCCCATCACGATGTAGACGGCGCAGCGCGGATCGCCGCCGCCCGACGACCACCATTTGCGGCCGTTGATCACGTACTCGTCGCCCACGCGCTCGATCCGGCATTCGATGTTGGTCGCGTCCGACGACGCCACCGCAGGCTCCGTCATCGCGAACGCCGAACGGATCTCGCCGCGCAGCAGCGGCTCGAGCCAGCGGTCCTTCAGCGCCTCGGACGCATAGCGTTCGAGCGTCTCCATGTTGCCGGTGTCCGGCGCGTTGCAGTTGAACACTTCCGACGCCCAGCCCACGCGCCCCATGATCTCGGCGAGCGGTGCGTATTCCAGATTCGACAGGCCTTCCGGCGCGCGCGACGAGCGCGGCAGGAACAGGTTCCACAGGCCCGCTTCGCGCGCCAGCGGCTTCAGCTCCTCGATCACCGTGGTCGGCACCCACGCATTGCCCGCGCGGCGGTTCGCGGCCACCTCCTGCTCGAAGCGATGCTCGTTCGGGTAGATGTGCCGATCGAAGAACGCCAGCAGGCGCGCCTGCATTTCCTTGACTTTGGGCGAGTATTCGAAGTTCATGAGTCTTTTCCTGAAATGAGGGAAACGAAGTTCCCGGCTCTCGACTGATCGGAATCCTGATCGCTTTCGTGTGTCCGTTCGCTCAGATCGTCAGGCCGCCGTCGACGACGATGCATTCGCCGTTCGTGTAGCTCGCCGCGTCCGACACGAGGTACAGCACGGTGCCGGCCATTTCGCGCGGTTCCGCGTGGCGGCGCAGCGGGATCTTCGCCTTCCACGTCTCGTAGATGTCCTTGTCGGCGAACAGCGCGCCCGCGAACTTCGTCTTCGTGAGCCCCGGCAGCAGCGCGTTCACGCGGATGCCGAACGGCCCGCACTCCTTCGCGAACGCCTTCGTCATGTTGACGACGGCCGCCTTCGTGATCGAGTAGATGCCCTGCCGGTCGCCCGGCTGCAGCGCATTCACCGACGCCGTGTTGACGATCGCGCCGCCGCCGTGCTCCTTCATCAGCTTGCCGGCCTCGACCGACATGAAGAAGTAGCCGCGGATGTTCACGTCGACCGTCTTGTCGTAAGCGGCGAGATCGGTATCGAGGATGTGCCCGAAATACGGGTTCGCGGCCGCGTTGTTCACGAGGATGTCGAGCCGCCCGTGCTTGCCGCGGACATGCTCGAACGTCGCGGCGATGTCTTCCAGGCGCCCGACGTGGCACGCCAGCGCCTCGGCGCGGCCGCCCGCCGCGACGATCGCGTCGGCCACGGCCTGGCAGTCGTCGCGCTTGCGGCTCGACACGATCACGTGCGCGCCCTGCTCCGCGAGCAGTTTCGCGATTTCCTCGCCGATACCGCGGCTCGCGCCCGTCACCAGTGCGATCTTGCCCGTCAGGTCGAACAGATTCGTTGCCATCTATTGCTCCTCCATGTATGTGCGTGCGGCGAGCGCCGCATCGGCTTCGGGTTGTTCAGCGATGCGCGTCGATCACGCCGACGGCCATCTCGGCGAGGCGCCCGGCCATTTCACCGACCTGGCGCGCCTTCGTGCTCGACGCATTGCCCTGCAGCGCGCGCGCCTTCACGCCCTGCGCGATCGCCGCGAGCCGGAAGAAACTGAATGCGAGATAGAAATGCCAGTCGCGGATCGGCTCGATGCCGCGCAGCTCGCAATAGCGCGCAACGATCTGCGCTTCGTGCGGGATGCCGAGCGCGTCGCGATCCTCGCCCGCGAGCCCCGGCACGTCGCCGGCGGACGGCAGCCGCAGGCACATGCAGAAGTACGCGAGATCGGCGAGCGGGTTGCCGAGCGTCGACAGTTCCCAGTCGAGCACGGCCTGCACGCGATAGCTGTCGCGCGCGAACATCAGGTTGTCGATCCGAAAATCGCCATGCACCAGCGTCGGCCGGCCCGTGTCCTCCGGGCACGCCTTCGGCAGCCAGTCGATCAGCGTCTCCATCGCGTCGAGGCGCTCCGTTTCCGCCGCGCGGTACTGCTTCGTCCACACGCCGATCTGGCGTTCGAAATAGCTGCCGGGGCGGCCGTAGTCGGCGAGGCCCACCGCGTCGACATCGACGTCGTGCAACGCGGCCATCGTCTGCAGCAACGCGTCGTAGCACACCGCGCGATCGGCCTTCGGCAGCTCCGGCAGCGCGGGATCCCAGAAGATCCGGCCGTCCTCGAAGCTCATCACGTAGAACAGGCTGCCGATCACGTCGCGGTCTTCGCAGAGGTGATACGGATGCGCGACCGGCACCGCGGTGCCCGACAGCGCGCTCAGCACGCGGAATTCGCGGTCGACCGCGTGCGCGGATTTCAGCAGTTCGCCCGGCGGCTGGCGGCGCAGCACGTAGCGGCCGCTCTTCGCATGCAGCAGGAAAGTCGGATTCGACTGGCCGCCGGCAAACTTCTCCGCTTCGACGGGCCCCTCGAAGCCGGGGATGTGTTGTTCCAGATACTGCGTGAGCCTGGCGACATCGAGTTGCTGCGGTGTGTTCGTCATCGTCGCGATCGTTCGTGGGTCAGCCGTAGGTTCGCAGCGCGTGTCGTTCGGGATCCTCCAGATGCGGGATGCCGTTGAACGACGCGAGGTGGAACGCATCGGCGTTGAAGAAAAACTGCGAAAGGCTGCTGTTGCGGATCTGCAGGTTCAGCGCGATCGCACTCGACGGCGGGGCGGCCAGCACCTGCTGCACGGTGACCGCGATCGGGCCGCCGGAGCTCACCGTCAGCACGCGCCGGCCGCCGCCGTGGCGGATGGCCGCGCGGGCATCGGCCACGCGCTGCTGGAAGTGCGCCCAGGTCTCGGGAACGGGCCCGCTCAGCTTGTCCTCCGACCAGAGCTGCAGCACCTGCCGCAGCGCGCGGAAATGCGACTTCATCGAGCCGGCCGCGAGCCGCGCGAGCTCCGGATAGTCGGCGGCAGCCGCGGCAAACAGCCCTTCGAAGTCGTATTCGTTCAGGCCGGGATGGCGGTCGTAGCCGAGGTCCTCACGGCCCATCCCGCGCAGGATCGCGTCGACCGTCTGCGCATGGCGGTTCATCGTGCCGCAGATCACGCGGTCGAACGCCAGGCCTTGCTGCGCAAAGTATTCGCCGAGCCAGACGCTTTGCCGTTCGCCGAGCGCGGAGAGCCGGTCGTAGTCGTCCGTGCCGAAGGACGCCTGCCCGTGCCGTACCAGAAAAAGTTCAGCCATCGCATGCTCATCCGTGAGTAGCGGTCAGATTAGCGGCCGGACGTGCATTTTTGAAATTTATTTGTTGAATCGATGGGTATTCACGCCGCGAATTTCGGCTGACCGGCCGGACGAAGCGTTGGGGGTGACGGCTGGCGGCCGATCGGAACGACGCATGGAACCGTTTTCATCCAAGCCGCGCAACCTGCGGCTCACCTATCGTCGCGCCGCACCCGGTCAAAGCGCGGCCGCCAGCTCCGGCACCGCCTGAAAGAGATCGGCTTCGAGCCCATAGTCGGCCACGCTGAAGATCGGTGCTTCCGGATCCTTGTTGATCGCGACGATCACCTTCGAATCCTTCATGCCGGCCAGATGCTGGATCGCGCCCGAGATGCCGACCGCGATGTACAGCTGCGGCGCGACGATCTTGCCGGTCTGGCCGACCTGATAGTCGTTCGGCACGTAGCCGGCGTCGACTGCCGCGCGCGAGGCGCCGAGTGCCGCTGACAGCTTGTCGGCCAGCGGCTCC is a genomic window of Burkholderia cepacia containing:
- a CDS encoding acyl-CoA dehydrogenase family protein; translation: MNFEYSPKVKEMQARLLAFFDRHIYPNEHRFEQEVAANRRAGNAWVPTTVIEELKPLAREAGLWNLFLPRSSRAPEGLSNLEYAPLAEIMGRVGWASEVFNCNAPDTGNMETLERYASEALKDRWLEPLLRGEIRSAFAMTEPAVASSDATNIECRIERVGDEYVINGRKWWSSGGGDPRCAVYIVMGKTDPDAGRHEQQSMIVVPADTPGITVLRHLPVFGYDDAPHGHMEIDLKDVRVPASNLLLGEEGSGFALAQARLGPGRIHHCMRSIGIAERALELMCQRLSSRVAFGKPLAQHGVWHERIAEARCMIEQARLLVLKAAYMMDTVGNKVAKAEIAMIKVVAPNVACQIIDWAIQAHGGAGVSDDFPLAAAYANQRTLRFADGPDEVHRAAIAKLELAKHLHRLVGVADMPVTRGA
- a CDS encoding SDR family oxidoreductase — protein: MATNLFDLTGKIALVTGASRGIGEEIAKLLAEQGAHVIVSSRKRDDCQAVADAIVAAGGRAEALACHVGRLEDIAATFEHVRGKHGRLDILVNNAAANPYFGHILDTDLAAYDKTVDVNIRGYFFMSVEAGKLMKEHGGGAIVNTASVNALQPGDRQGIYSITKAAVVNMTKAFAKECGPFGIRVNALLPGLTKTKFAGALFADKDIYETWKAKIPLRRHAEPREMAGTVLYLVSDAASYTNGECIVVDGGLTI
- a CDS encoding phosphotransferase, which translates into the protein MTNTPQQLDVARLTQYLEQHIPGFEGPVEAEKFAGGQSNPTFLLHAKSGRYVLRRQPPGELLKSAHAVDREFRVLSALSGTAVPVAHPYHLCEDRDVIGSLFYVMSFEDGRIFWDPALPELPKADRAVCYDALLQTMAALHDVDVDAVGLADYGRPGSYFERQIGVWTKQYRAAETERLDAMETLIDWLPKACPEDTGRPTLVHGDFRIDNLMFARDSYRVQAVLDWELSTLGNPLADLAYFCMCLRLPSAGDVPGLAGEDRDALGIPHEAQIVARYCELRGIEPIRDWHFYLAFSFFRLAAIAQGVKARALQGNASSTKARQVGEMAGRLAEMAVGVIDAHR
- a CDS encoding histidine phosphatase family protein, whose protein sequence is MAELFLVRHGQASFGTDDYDRLSALGERQSVWLGEYFAQQGLAFDRVICGTMNRHAQTVDAILRGMGREDLGYDRHPGLNEYDFEGLFAAAAADYPELARLAAGSMKSHFRALRQVLQLWSEDKLSGPVPETWAHFQQRVADARAAIRHGGGRRVLTVSSGGPIAVTVQQVLAAPPSSAIALNLQIRNSSLSQFFFNADAFHLASFNGIPHLEDPERHALRTYG